One window of the Triticum dicoccoides isolate Atlit2015 ecotype Zavitan chromosome 3B, WEW_v2.0, whole genome shotgun sequence genome contains the following:
- the LOC119280949 gene encoding dof zinc finger protein DOF3.1-like, whose protein sequence is MVRITAMDQLEAEEVVVRAPAPTAASGGVRRAGEPERLAQCPCPRCESTDTKFCYYNNYNLSQPRHFCKGCRRYWTRGGALRNVPVGGATRKPNGSPAGVRRKRPSHSHSNSHHAASSQAAPVVPLSVSAPAPLPLPLLPPPQPQPQQYELTFLPPSLSAVDPDRRLLDLGGSFSSLLAPPAPLLPNFATSFVFGGAGAGMAMAHAHVPALPQPPPVVSQALPESFWGMGWPDLSI, encoded by the coding sequence ATGGTTCGTATTACTGCCATGGACCAGCTGGAGGCGGAGGAGGTGGTCGTCAGGGCGCCGGCGCCCACGGCGGCGTCCGGCGGGGTGAGGAGGGCCGGGGAGCCGGAGAGGCTGGCGCAGTGCCCCTGCCCGCGCTGCGAGTCCACCGACACCAAGTTCTGCTACTACAACAACTACAACCTCTCGCAGCCGCGCCACTTCTGCAAGGGCTGCCGCCGCTACTGGACGCGCGGGGGCGCGCTCCGCAACGTGCCCGTCGGCGGCGCCACGCGCAAGCCCAACGGCAGCCCCGCCGGCGTCCGCCGCAAGCGCCCATCCCACTCCCACTCCAACTCCCACCACGCCGCCTCCTCTCAGGCCGCGCCGGTCGTCCCGCTCTCGGTCTCCGCGCCCGCGCCGCTCCCGCTGCCGCTGctcccgccgccgcagccgcagccgcagcagTACGAGCTGACCTTCCTGCCGCCGTCCCTTTCGGCGGTGGACCCCGACCGCCGCCTGCTCGACCTCGGCGGCAGCTTCAGCTCCCTGctcgcgccgcccgccccgctgctGCCCAACTTCGCCACCAGCTTCGTGTTTGGCGGCGCCGGCGCGGGGATGGCGATGGCACACGCTCACGTCCCTGCTCTGCCGCAGCCGCCGCCGGTGGTGTCGCAGGCGCTGCCGGAgagcttctggggcatggggtgGCCGGACCTGTCCATCTAG